Proteins from a genomic interval of Archangium lipolyticum:
- the dapE gene encoding succinyl-diaminopimelate desuccinylase, giving the protein MTDLATRLAQSTLALCRIPSPIGEERLIADHVERWARAHFPQREVFRQGHSLVLGSLQDPRPTVALVGHLDTVPAHPNDLEPRIEGERVFGLGSSDMKGGLAVMMALAEDLPREQLPVNLVVVLYEREEGPYLESGLGPLFDTRPELKRVKFGIAMEPTDGVVQVGCVGSLHVTLRFKGRSAHSARPWQGENAIHKAGPLLARLLAMPRREVQYGEFAFYEVMNITKASGGRARNVIPEGFELNLNYRFAPGKTVEQAQRDVRELVGDAAELEFTDLAPSGRVCADNPLFQELMKLTGLPAASKQAWTDVARFSELGVDAVNFGPGETAQAHQANESAPIPALAVAYEKLATFLKGAR; this is encoded by the coding sequence ATGACCGACCTCGCCACGCGTCTCGCGCAGTCCACCCTGGCCCTGTGCCGCATCCCCAGTCCCATTGGAGAGGAGCGGCTCATCGCCGACCACGTGGAGCGCTGGGCGCGGGCGCACTTCCCGCAGCGCGAGGTGTTCCGTCAGGGGCACTCGCTGGTGCTGGGGAGCCTGCAGGACCCGAGGCCCACGGTGGCGCTGGTGGGGCACCTGGACACGGTGCCGGCGCACCCGAACGACCTGGAGCCGCGAATCGAAGGCGAGCGGGTCTTCGGCCTGGGGTCGTCGGACATGAAGGGCGGGCTGGCGGTGATGATGGCGTTGGCGGAGGACCTGCCGCGCGAGCAACTACCGGTGAACCTGGTGGTGGTGCTCTACGAGCGGGAGGAGGGTCCGTACCTGGAGAGCGGGCTGGGGCCGCTGTTCGACACGAGGCCGGAGCTGAAGCGGGTGAAGTTCGGCATCGCGATGGAGCCGACGGACGGGGTGGTGCAGGTGGGGTGCGTGGGGAGCCTGCACGTGACGCTGCGGTTCAAGGGGCGGAGCGCGCACTCGGCGAGGCCATGGCAGGGGGAGAACGCCATCCACAAGGCGGGGCCGTTGTTGGCGCGGCTGCTGGCGATGCCGAGGCGCGAGGTGCAGTACGGGGAGTTCGCCTTCTACGAGGTGATGAACATCACGAAGGCGTCGGGAGGGCGTGCGCGCAACGTGATACCGGAGGGGTTCGAGCTGAACCTGAACTACCGGTTCGCGCCGGGGAAGACGGTGGAGCAGGCGCAGCGGGACGTGCGGGAGCTGGTGGGGGACGCGGCGGAGCTGGAGTTCACGGACCTGGCGCCGAGCGGGCGTGTGTGCGCGGACAACCCGCTGTTCCAGGAGCTGATGAAGCTGACGGGGCTGCCAGCGGCGTCGAAGCAGGCGTGGACGGACGTGGCGCGCTTCTCGGAGCTCGGAGTGGACGCGGTGAACTTCGGGCCAGGGGAGACGGCGCAGGCGCACCAGGCGAACGAGAGCGCACCGATTCCGGCGCTGGCGGTGGCGTACGAGAAGCTGGCGACGTTCCTCAAGGGAGCACGGTGA
- a CDS encoding class I SAM-dependent methyltransferase, whose product MSSFNWRSESDEPAPSKLSPVDDRLTADAALRRVRRGEHLLYTGDFHNAKQLLGAMGRRLPEPPSARSPLEAFRAERRARQLEHETLSRIVVALDRSYRLELKRAPDVAEACRWVWGEPEADTTVVSLKTLLGMLGAAEWRRKGLAVPGLEGKIHPHYGVYLPTRTDYVELLLSVTEVKGKKVFDVGTGTGVLSFLLLQRGAASVVATDCDSRAVACARENAERLGLSKRFEVMEGDLFPPGKADLVVSNPPWIPEPPKNRVDRAVFDEDDRFLRGFLEGLTGHLNPGGEGLLLLSDLAVLLGLRSAGWLDEQLARNGLVVKWKRSTPARHSKAKDRSDPLHAARSREVTTLYGLGPSRP is encoded by the coding sequence GTGAGCTCATTCAACTGGCGTTCGGAGAGCGACGAGCCCGCTCCGTCGAAACTCTCTCCTGTCGATGACCGCCTCACGGCGGACGCGGCGCTGCGGCGGGTCCGGCGCGGCGAGCACCTGCTGTACACCGGCGATTTCCACAACGCGAAGCAGCTCCTCGGGGCCATGGGGCGCCGCCTCCCCGAGCCCCCCTCGGCGCGCTCGCCCCTGGAGGCCTTCCGGGCGGAGCGCCGCGCGCGTCAGCTCGAGCACGAGACGCTCTCGCGCATCGTGGTGGCCCTGGACCGCTCCTACCGGCTCGAGCTCAAGCGCGCTCCCGACGTCGCCGAGGCCTGCCGCTGGGTGTGGGGCGAGCCCGAGGCCGACACCACGGTGGTCTCCTTGAAGACGCTGCTCGGCATGCTCGGCGCGGCGGAGTGGCGCCGCAAGGGCCTTGCGGTGCCCGGCCTCGAGGGGAAGATCCACCCGCACTACGGCGTCTACCTGCCCACGCGCACCGACTACGTCGAGCTGCTCCTCTCCGTCACCGAGGTGAAGGGAAAGAAGGTGTTCGACGTGGGCACGGGGACCGGCGTGCTCTCGTTCCTGCTCCTGCAGCGCGGAGCGGCCTCCGTCGTCGCGACCGACTGTGACTCGCGCGCCGTGGCCTGTGCCCGGGAGAACGCCGAGCGGCTCGGTCTCTCCAAGCGCTTCGAGGTCATGGAGGGCGACCTCTTCCCGCCCGGCAAGGCCGACCTCGTGGTGAGCAATCCCCCGTGGATCCCCGAGCCGCCGAAGAACCGGGTGGACCGCGCGGTGTTCGACGAGGATGACCGCTTCCTTCGTGGTTTCCTGGAAGGACTGACCGGGCACCTCAACCCGGGCGGGGAGGGACTGCTGCTGCTCTCCGACCTGGCGGTGCTGCTCGGGCTGCGCTCCGCCGGGTGGCTCGACGAGCAGCTCGCGCGCAACGGGCTCGTCGTGAAGTGGAAGCGGTCGACGCCGGCGCGCCACTCGAAGGCGAAGGACCGGTCCGACCCCCTCCACGCGGCGCGCTCCCGCGAGGTCACCACTCTCTACGGACTCGGTCCCTCGCGGCCGTAA
- a CDS encoding ATP-binding protein, whose translation MNPRATRFRLFFHGKLLVAFVLVLLPVLGLLIAGFLSDLRRTQAFILDAQAMTAQSVAVQVTEVFDGAIGLGWAVAQDPLIRSLDPGALDSHLRKLVGRSPLYESIGVYDARGIQRGWGGPAGFAEPGPDIHDRTYFQQVMASNSPLISDVQELEHTRRAGLIASIPIRDARERPIGVVTIRLRAEQLAERFLNARFQQRQVLLLVDPGGRLAFHTGAAYLPYRQSGSYLDFAAVQEALRGLPSRLARFQSPFLGDEHLGAFTPVPRYPWAVGVSVERDLALAPIYAQMRLKLGVFGGILVLSLLLALGLTRFYARPVRQLRAAALALGRGDREARVNIHTGDEMEELGKAFNTMAAEVARREAEVNALHKEAEHQALELAAIINSVPDAIFLASPEGRLIGTNPAGARLVGLKGLAAFTDMPLSESLLLYDLRHPDGRPLAQNETPLARALKGETFTDVEMLLRSLDGRELLLSVNGAPVRDASGQIILGEIVLRDITRRRQEEEALRRSEESLAQAQRIAHLGNWDWDLASNQFRVSEEVRRILGLSPQSRALSYETLLSLVPPEERQGIEKAMEAAREKLEPFRLDHRILRRDGTERIVHQEVEVLQEEHGHPVRIVGTVQDITEHKRVEDELARLLDQELALARVGQALVSEVELERIAQVVIEQSLHSLRADIVGLWLAEPERRELTLLAAHQLPKDESLGHLSFDAPVLTAQAARTELVQVVEDIQAEGRQGASCIWAEEGVRGVAAFPLRSRGRLVGVMTYGTYAPRAFSSRELEFHSTLGQLFAVAIDKACLFQQVREALRLREEFMAAAAHELKTPVTAIQTWAEVLLEKEAPTPRQQKGLTAIARNTRRITRLVEHLFAAVKMAPGVPKLKRQPFDLLALIQERVEKAEGTTESPIHVEAPGPLIVDGDGYLLGEVLSHLLENATRYSQSGAAIELEARSQGGEAVVSVHDQGPGIPPERQPHVFEPLYEPLPPGAPGYTGVAGLGLYLSRQIIEAHGGHIWLTSSPGKGSTFSFSVPLAEASAEAHLSSSGSERELLLQG comes from the coding sequence ATGAATCCCCGAGCGACCAGGTTCCGTCTGTTCTTCCACGGCAAGTTGCTCGTGGCGTTCGTCCTGGTCCTCCTCCCGGTCCTGGGGCTGCTGATCGCCGGCTTCCTCTCCGACCTGCGAAGGACCCAGGCGTTCATCCTGGACGCCCAGGCGATGACGGCCCAGTCCGTCGCCGTGCAGGTCACCGAGGTCTTCGATGGCGCCATCGGGCTCGGCTGGGCCGTGGCGCAGGATCCCCTGATACGGTCCCTGGACCCCGGCGCGCTGGACTCGCACTTGAGGAAGCTGGTCGGGCGCAGCCCCCTCTACGAGTCCATCGGGGTCTACGACGCGCGGGGCATCCAGCGGGGTTGGGGAGGCCCGGCCGGCTTCGCCGAACCCGGACCCGACATCCACGACCGCACGTACTTCCAACAGGTGATGGCGAGCAATTCCCCCCTCATCTCCGACGTGCAGGAGTTGGAGCACACCCGGCGCGCGGGGTTGATCGCCAGCATTCCCATCCGTGACGCCAGAGAACGGCCCATCGGGGTCGTCACCATCCGGCTCAGGGCGGAGCAGCTCGCGGAGCGCTTCCTGAATGCCCGCTTCCAGCAGCGGCAGGTCCTCCTCCTGGTCGACCCCGGTGGCAGGCTGGCCTTCCACACCGGCGCCGCCTACCTCCCCTACCGGCAGAGTGGTTCCTACCTGGACTTCGCCGCCGTCCAGGAGGCGCTGAGAGGTCTCCCGAGCCGGCTGGCCCGGTTCCAGAGCCCCTTCCTGGGAGACGAGCACCTGGGGGCCTTCACCCCGGTCCCCCGGTATCCCTGGGCCGTGGGGGTGTCGGTCGAGCGCGACCTGGCCCTGGCCCCCATCTACGCGCAGATGCGCCTGAAGCTCGGCGTCTTCGGGGGCATCCTCGTGCTGAGCCTCCTGCTGGCCCTGGGGCTGACCCGCTTCTATGCCCGCCCGGTGCGGCAACTCCGGGCGGCCGCCCTGGCGCTGGGACGGGGCGATCGGGAGGCCCGTGTGAACATCCATACGGGAGATGAGATGGAGGAGCTGGGCAAGGCCTTCAACACCATGGCGGCCGAGGTCGCGCGGCGCGAGGCGGAGGTGAACGCCCTGCACAAGGAGGCCGAGCATCAGGCCCTGGAGCTCGCGGCCATCATCAACAGCGTGCCGGATGCCATCTTCCTCGCCAGCCCGGAGGGGCGGCTGATCGGCACCAATCCCGCGGGCGCGCGTCTGGTGGGGCTGAAGGGCCTGGCCGCGTTCACCGACATGCCCTTGTCCGAGAGCCTCCTGCTCTACGACCTCCGGCACCCGGATGGACGCCCGCTGGCGCAGAATGAGACACCGCTCGCCCGTGCGTTGAAGGGCGAGACCTTCACCGACGTGGAGATGCTCCTGCGCAGCCTGGATGGGAGGGAGCTCCTGCTCAGCGTCAACGGCGCCCCCGTCCGGGATGCGTCCGGGCAGATCATCCTCGGGGAGATCGTCCTCCGGGACATCACCCGGCGCCGGCAGGAGGAGGAGGCCCTGCGCAGGAGCGAGGAGAGCCTCGCCCAGGCGCAGCGCATCGCGCACCTGGGCAACTGGGATTGGGACCTGGCGAGCAATCAGTTCCGTGTCTCGGAGGAGGTCCGCCGCATCCTGGGCCTGTCTCCCCAGTCCCGCGCGCTCTCCTACGAGACGCTCCTCTCCCTCGTCCCGCCCGAGGAGCGGCAGGGAATCGAGAAGGCGATGGAGGCGGCCCGGGAGAAGCTGGAGCCCTTCCGCCTGGACCATCGCATCCTCCGCCGGGACGGCACGGAGCGCATCGTCCACCAGGAGGTGGAGGTGCTCCAGGAGGAGCACGGCCACCCGGTGCGCATCGTGGGGACGGTGCAGGACATCACCGAGCACAAGCGGGTGGAGGACGAGCTGGCGCGGCTGCTCGACCAGGAGCTGGCGCTGGCCCGGGTAGGCCAGGCGCTGGTGAGCGAGGTGGAGCTCGAGCGCATCGCCCAAGTGGTCATCGAGCAGAGCCTTCACAGCCTGCGCGCCGATATCGTCGGGCTCTGGCTGGCCGAGCCGGAGCGCCGGGAGCTCACCCTGCTCGCCGCGCACCAGCTTCCCAAGGATGAGAGCCTGGGGCACCTCTCCTTCGATGCCCCCGTGCTCACGGCGCAAGCGGCCCGGACGGAGCTCGTCCAGGTCGTCGAGGACATCCAGGCGGAAGGGCGGCAGGGCGCCTCGTGCATCTGGGCGGAAGAGGGAGTGCGCGGAGTGGCGGCGTTTCCGCTGCGCTCGCGCGGGCGCCTGGTGGGGGTGATGACCTATGGCACCTACGCCCCCCGCGCCTTCTCCTCACGCGAGCTGGAGTTCCACTCCACGCTGGGCCAGTTGTTCGCCGTGGCCATCGACAAGGCCTGCCTGTTCCAGCAGGTGCGCGAGGCGCTGCGGCTGCGCGAGGAGTTCATGGCGGCCGCGGCCCACGAGCTGAAGACCCCCGTCACCGCCATCCAGACCTGGGCGGAGGTGTTGCTGGAGAAGGAGGCACCCACTCCACGCCAGCAGAAGGGGCTCACCGCCATCGCACGCAACACCCGGCGGATCACCCGGCTGGTGGAGCACCTGTTCGCGGCCGTGAAGATGGCTCCCGGTGTGCCGAAGCTGAAGCGCCAGCCGTTCGATCTCCTCGCCCTGATTCAAGAGCGGGTGGAGAAGGCCGAGGGCACCACGGAGAGCCCGATTCATGTCGAGGCCCCGGGCCCGCTCATCGTCGATGGCGACGGCTATCTGCTGGGCGAGGTGCTGTCCCACCTGCTGGAGAACGCCACGCGGTACTCGCAGTCCGGTGCGGCCATCGAGCTCGAGGCCCGGAGTCAGGGAGGCGAGGCCGTGGTCTCCGTGCACGACCAGGGCCCGGGCATTCCGCCGGAGCGCCAGCCCCATGTCTTCGAGCCCCTCTACGAGCCGCTGCCACCCGGGGCGCCGGGCTACACGGGGGTGGCGGGGCTCGGGCTGTACCTGAGCCGGCAGATCATCGAGGCACATGGGGGACACATCTGGCTGACGAGCTCTCCGGGGAAGGGCTCGACGTTCTCCTTCAGCGTCCCCCTGGCGGAGGCTTCGGCCGAGGCGCACCTTTCCTCGTCCGGTTCCGAGCGGGAGCTCCTCCTTCAGGGATGA
- a CDS encoding protein kinase domain-containing protein, translating into MDSLQEDTDFGDSLLEEMVHAEPWLPSPVPGEKLGGSNGRRFEIQLALGHGSMGEVFRAWDSELQREVALKFLVSRSASLGSRATELLQREARAIARLNHENIVRLFDVSEWRVEHGGQRLPFLVMEYLEGQSLAELLHKGRLELKQAMVLMEGVAAGLAHAHRRHLIHRDLKPANVFLTREGTVKLLDFGLAHLVASALPVPEMSTAGTPLYMAPEQWLGGPQDERTDVWAAGLLFYELLTGVRPFPSLRAEELRARVTSPEPLPSVRALRPELSPEVEQLLASALAKDPARRIPSGQELLEELREVSEHLGLHREQGQSSLPQRRQVTLVCCVLTSLPATLDPEDLGELETAFHESCAELLRQHGGSVTPAMGSQVLACFGYPHVQEEDSKHAVHAAMLLTRELPRVLQRKLPRPFTRGLSVAAGVHTDTVALHESAGVPVLSGEAPDVTAWLARQAQPGTVLLSETTRVLVRTTFELEPLGTRVPTAPPGHHPVRVFQALSERMAGSRFERTRETFGLTPLVGRERELREVLGLWERVRRGWGAALLLRGEAGLGKSRLIHEVRVRVAPDADRRLSAQCGASFSSSALYPIIELLQRLLEDARTDGSSPLSLRGVAQRLLALGVPVENLQALVSLLSLPPVETLPSIQLTPERRKSLVFEALGLLLRGLARERPVLAVVEDLHWADPSTLELLASLHEPVTQSRVLLLLSSRPESRDTTPRWPGLHVLSLERLSEAHTQALVREMVRDRSLASDVVRQLVKRTEGVPLFAEELTRMMLERQAAGDPSATIPLSLHELLLARLDALPPRQKTLAQLCSVMGRSFSSALVAALTEQSEAARRRDLEGLVAAGILEQEGPDVGPTEYRFRHALIQDAACQSLLRGTRREYHQRIAEVLEESFPEVAESHPELLAHHYTEADQPAPAIDWWARAGALASQRSANQEAIEHLTRALELLRALPDAGQRQGEELRLLVALGIPLVQARGYRSPEAEETFARVRVLLDAVGEELPRLELSYWWVFSFRMVRGELPLARELAERLVALGQRQHLRELLALGHWMVCMVAFARGEGRIARKHAELAQECSSFTLEEHRVLALRHWVDPRVAALASGSVIYSWVGEQELARSWAQEALALAGRIGHLHTSAFALYSVAMGSQFRGDVASTLELAERCLALSGEHGFRVWRGGAALLRSWALAGLGWAPQGLALMRQGIDQLRASGIRASQGYYFGMLAEIHLLRRQPQQALEVLDQVMAEPDEERFYVSALYRLRGESLRRLGREQEAEASFRSALAVAREQGALTLERLARQRREP; encoded by the coding sequence ATGGACTCGCTTCAGGAAGACACGGACTTCGGCGACTCCTTGTTGGAGGAGATGGTGCATGCCGAGCCCTGGCTTCCCAGTCCCGTGCCCGGAGAGAAGCTGGGCGGCTCCAACGGCCGGCGCTTCGAGATTCAGCTCGCCCTGGGCCACGGCTCCATGGGCGAGGTGTTCCGGGCGTGGGACTCGGAGCTGCAACGCGAGGTGGCGCTCAAGTTCCTGGTGTCCCGCTCCGCGTCACTCGGGAGCCGGGCCACCGAGCTGCTCCAGCGCGAGGCCCGGGCCATCGCCCGGCTGAACCACGAGAACATCGTCCGCCTCTTCGACGTGTCCGAGTGGCGCGTCGAGCACGGGGGACAGCGGCTTCCCTTCCTGGTGATGGAGTACCTGGAGGGGCAGTCGCTGGCGGAGCTGTTGCACAAGGGCCGGCTGGAGCTGAAGCAGGCGATGGTGCTCATGGAGGGCGTAGCGGCCGGCCTGGCCCACGCCCACCGGAGACATCTCATCCACCGGGACTTGAAGCCCGCCAACGTCTTCCTCACCCGCGAGGGGACGGTGAAGCTCCTGGACTTTGGCCTGGCCCATCTGGTGGCCAGCGCCCTGCCCGTGCCGGAGATGTCCACTGCGGGCACCCCCCTGTACATGGCGCCGGAGCAATGGTTGGGCGGGCCCCAGGACGAGCGGACCGATGTGTGGGCCGCGGGGTTGCTGTTCTACGAGCTGCTGACCGGCGTGCGGCCCTTCCCCTCCCTGCGTGCCGAGGAGCTCCGCGCCCGGGTGACCTCGCCGGAGCCGTTGCCCTCGGTGCGCGCGCTCCGCCCCGAGTTGTCGCCGGAGGTGGAGCAGCTGCTCGCCTCGGCGCTGGCCAAGGATCCGGCCCGGCGCATCCCCTCGGGGCAGGAGCTGTTGGAGGAGCTCCGAGAGGTGAGCGAGCACCTCGGGCTGCACCGCGAGCAGGGGCAGAGCTCCCTTCCCCAGCGCCGGCAGGTGACGCTGGTGTGCTGTGTGTTGACCAGCCTTCCGGCGACGCTCGACCCCGAGGACCTCGGTGAGCTGGAGACCGCCTTCCACGAGAGCTGCGCGGAGCTGCTCCGCCAGCACGGTGGCTCGGTCACTCCCGCCATGGGCTCCCAGGTGCTGGCCTGCTTCGGCTACCCCCACGTCCAGGAGGAGGACTCCAAGCATGCCGTGCATGCGGCCATGCTCCTGACCCGCGAGCTCCCCCGGGTGCTCCAGCGCAAGCTGCCACGCCCGTTCACACGAGGGCTCTCCGTGGCGGCCGGCGTCCACACGGACACGGTGGCCCTGCACGAGAGCGCGGGCGTGCCCGTCCTGTCGGGAGAAGCCCCCGACGTGACCGCCTGGCTGGCCCGGCAGGCCCAACCCGGCACGGTGCTCCTCAGCGAGACCACCCGGGTCCTGGTGCGCACCACCTTCGAGCTGGAGCCGCTCGGGACCCGCGTCCCCACGGCGCCGCCGGGCCACCACCCGGTGCGGGTGTTCCAGGCGCTGAGCGAGCGCATGGCGGGCTCCCGCTTCGAGCGGACGCGCGAGACCTTCGGGCTGACCCCGCTGGTCGGGCGGGAGCGGGAGCTGCGAGAGGTGCTCGGCCTGTGGGAGCGGGTCCGGCGGGGATGGGGGGCCGCGCTCCTGCTCCGCGGGGAGGCCGGTCTGGGCAAGTCCCGCCTCATCCACGAGGTGCGCGTCCGGGTGGCTCCCGATGCGGACCGCCGCCTGAGTGCCCAGTGTGGCGCCTCGTTCTCCAGCAGCGCGCTGTACCCCATCATCGAGCTGCTCCAGCGCCTGCTCGAGGACGCCCGGACGGATGGCTCCTCGCCCCTCTCGCTTCGAGGTGTGGCGCAGCGGCTGCTCGCGCTCGGCGTCCCCGTCGAGAACCTGCAGGCGCTCGTCTCGCTCCTGTCCCTTCCTCCGGTGGAGACGCTGCCCTCCATCCAGCTCACGCCGGAGCGGCGGAAATCCCTGGTCTTCGAGGCCCTGGGCCTCCTGCTGCGGGGCCTGGCCCGCGAGCGCCCGGTGCTGGCCGTGGTGGAGGATCTGCACTGGGCGGACCCCTCCACCCTGGAGCTCCTGGCCTCGCTGCACGAGCCGGTGACGCAGTCCCGGGTGTTGCTGCTGCTCAGCTCCCGCCCCGAGTCGCGCGACACCACCCCCCGGTGGCCCGGCCTCCACGTCCTCTCGCTGGAGCGGCTGTCCGAGGCGCACACCCAGGCGCTGGTGCGGGAGATGGTCCGGGACCGGTCCCTGGCCTCGGACGTGGTGCGGCAGCTCGTGAAGAGGACGGAGGGCGTTCCGCTCTTCGCCGAGGAGCTGACGCGCATGATGTTGGAGCGGCAGGCCGCTGGAGATCCGTCCGCCACCATTCCCCTGAGCCTGCACGAGCTGCTCCTCGCCCGCCTGGATGCGCTGCCTCCACGGCAGAAGACGCTGGCGCAGCTCTGCTCCGTGATGGGACGGAGCTTCTCGAGTGCCCTGGTGGCCGCCCTCACCGAGCAGTCCGAGGCCGCGAGGCGCAGGGATCTGGAGGGACTGGTCGCCGCGGGCATCCTGGAGCAGGAGGGGCCGGACGTGGGGCCGACGGAGTACCGCTTCCGGCACGCCCTCATCCAGGACGCGGCCTGCCAGTCGCTGCTGCGTGGCACCCGGCGCGAGTACCACCAGCGCATCGCCGAGGTGCTGGAGGAGTCCTTCCCCGAGGTGGCGGAGTCGCATCCGGAGCTGCTGGCGCATCATTATACGGAGGCCGACCAACCGGCGCCGGCCATCGATTGGTGGGCTCGCGCCGGAGCGCTCGCCAGCCAGCGCTCGGCCAACCAGGAGGCGATCGAACACCTCACACGGGCGCTGGAGCTGCTGCGGGCCCTGCCGGACGCGGGCCAGCGTCAGGGCGAGGAGCTGCGGCTCCTGGTCGCGCTGGGCATTCCCCTGGTGCAGGCGCGGGGCTACCGCTCCCCCGAGGCGGAGGAGACCTTCGCGCGCGTGCGGGTGCTGCTCGATGCGGTGGGTGAGGAGCTGCCCCGGCTGGAGCTGTCCTACTGGTGGGTCTTCTCCTTCCGCATGGTGCGCGGTGAGCTGCCCCTGGCGCGGGAGCTGGCGGAGCGGCTGGTGGCCCTGGGCCAACGCCAGCACCTCCGGGAGCTGCTCGCCCTGGGGCATTGGATGGTGTGCATGGTGGCCTTCGCCCGTGGGGAGGGCCGCATCGCGCGGAAGCATGCGGAGCTCGCGCAGGAGTGCTCGAGCTTCACCTTGGAGGAGCACCGGGTGCTGGCACTCCGGCACTGGGTGGATCCGCGGGTGGCGGCGCTGGCCTCCGGCTCGGTCATCTACTCCTGGGTGGGCGAGCAGGAGCTGGCTCGCTCCTGGGCCCAGGAGGCGCTGGCGCTGGCTGGACGGATCGGTCACCTGCACACCTCCGCCTTCGCCCTCTACTCCGTGGCCATGGGCTCCCAGTTCCGGGGGGATGTCGCCAGTACCCTGGAGCTGGCGGAGCGGTGCCTGGCGCTCTCGGGCGAGCACGGCTTCCGCGTGTGGCGGGGCGGAGCGGCGCTCCTGCGCAGCTGGGCCCTGGCCGGGCTGGGATGGGCCCCGCAGGGACTGGCGCTCATGCGCCAGGGGATCGATCAGCTGCGCGCCTCCGGTATCCGGGCCAGCCAGGGCTACTACTTCGGCATGCTGGCGGAGATCCACCTGTTGCGGCGGCAACCCCAGCAGGCGCTGGAGGTGCTGGACCAGGTGATGGCCGAGCCTGACGAGGAGCGCTTCTACGTCTCGGCACTGTACCGGCTGCGGGGCGAGAGCCTGCGCAGGCTCGGCCGTGAGCAGGAGGCCGAGGCCAGCTTCCGGTCGGCGCTCGCGGTGGCCCGTGAGCAGGGGGCCCTCACCCTCGAGCGTCTCGCGAGGCAGCGGCGCGAGCCTTGA
- a CDS encoding 2,3,4,5-tetrahydropyridine-2,6-dicarboxylate N-succinyltransferase has translation MSSIESLSQRVSAAFADRAKLKEAEYAAAVRETLALLDAGELRVAEKGPEGWKVNAWVKEAILLFFAISDMKVMEVEPFEFFDKIPLKKGLEGAGVRVVPPGVVRYGAFVERGAVVMPGYVNIGARVGAGTMVDTWATVGSCAQVGRDVHLSGGVGLGGVLEPPTASPVIIEDRAFIGSRCIVVEGVVVEEEAVLGANVVLTASTPIIDVTGPEEKVYKGRVPARSVVIPGMKEKQFPAGRYMVPCALIIGQRKESTDKKTSLNAALRDFAVPV, from the coding sequence ATGTCCTCCATCGAGAGTCTTTCCCAGAGGGTGTCCGCGGCCTTCGCGGACCGGGCGAAGCTGAAGGAAGCGGAGTACGCCGCGGCGGTGCGCGAGACGCTGGCGCTGCTGGACGCGGGCGAGCTGCGGGTGGCCGAGAAGGGACCCGAGGGCTGGAAGGTGAACGCCTGGGTGAAGGAGGCCATCCTCCTGTTCTTCGCCATCTCCGACATGAAGGTGATGGAGGTGGAGCCCTTCGAGTTCTTCGACAAGATTCCGTTGAAGAAGGGGCTGGAGGGAGCGGGCGTGCGGGTGGTGCCGCCGGGCGTGGTGCGCTACGGGGCCTTCGTGGAGCGCGGGGCGGTGGTGATGCCCGGCTACGTGAACATCGGCGCGCGGGTGGGGGCGGGGACCATGGTGGACACCTGGGCCACGGTGGGCAGCTGCGCGCAGGTGGGGCGTGACGTGCACCTGTCCGGCGGCGTCGGACTGGGCGGGGTGCTCGAGCCACCCACCGCCTCGCCCGTCATCATCGAGGACCGGGCCTTCATCGGCAGCCGCTGCATCGTGGTGGAGGGCGTGGTGGTGGAGGAGGAGGCGGTGCTCGGCGCCAACGTGGTGCTCACGGCCTCCACGCCCATCATCGACGTCACCGGCCCCGAGGAGAAGGTCTACAAGGGCCGGGTGCCGGCGCGCAGCGTGGTGATTCCCGGCATGAAGGAGAAGCAGTTCCCCGCCGGCCGCTACATGGTGCCGTGCGCGCTCATCATCGGGCAGCGCAAGGAGAGCACGGACAAGAAGACGAGCCTCAACGCGGCCCTGCGCGACTTCGCCGTGCCGGTATAG
- a CDS encoding PRC-barrel domain containing protein yields the protein MGAAWMESPFERRSIQHAMKVRDQDGKVLGKVACIGQTVLFVRRRFSRQLWAVPLSHVERVTGQGVYVSGREHAAVEPVGDRLRTEIITAVHPLAEPARTHA from the coding sequence ATGGGTGCAGCCTGGATGGAATCCCCCTTCGAGCGGCGCTCGATTCAGCACGCGATGAAGGTGCGCGATCAGGACGGGAAGGTGCTGGGGAAGGTGGCATGTATCGGGCAGACGGTCCTGTTCGTGCGCCGGCGCTTCTCCCGCCAGCTCTGGGCGGTGCCCCTGTCCCACGTGGAGCGGGTGACGGGACAGGGCGTGTACGTTTCGGGCCGAGAGCACGCGGCGGTGGAGCCGGTGGGAGACCGGCTTCGCACGGAGATCATCACGGCCGTCCACCCGTTGGCGGAGCCCGCGCGGACGCACGCATGA